A genomic window from bacterium includes:
- a CDS encoding type II toxin-antitoxin system HicB family antitoxin — protein sequence MKLTALIEKEGTGYVSLCPELDVASQGDTYDEALGNLQEALELFLEEASAEEVERRLRSNEVFVRQIEVAVG from the coding sequence ATGAAACTGACAGCACTCATTGAAAAAGAAGGCACCGGCTACGTCTCTTTGTGCCCGGAACTGGACGTCGCGAGTCAAGGCGATACGTACGACGAAGCACTCGGGAACCTCCAAGAGGCACTTGAACTATTTCTTGAAGAAGCGTCCGCGGAAGAAGTTGAACGGCGATTGCGGAGCAACGAGGTTTTTGTCCGTCAAATCGAGGTCGCGGTTGGCTAA
- a CDS encoding MoxR family ATPase, whose translation MSGHLEDELNFTGTQTYVLDPELQTVVNTAIRLELPLLLKGEPGTGKTLLAHAIAENLGVPLIVLNVKSNMKAVEALYFYDTLTRLNDSRFGDSSRDVSNIEDYIRMGRIGQAFASDTRVVLLIDEIDKADSDFQDDLLDVLDVMTFDIREIDKTIATKHRPIVVITSNAKKDLSDPFLGRCVFHHIAFPDADMMSRIVGAHFPNLSERLAEAAIHTFYRLREVPGVEKKPATRELLHWIRALSSDPAFDVKHLSGRTALPLLGLLFKKSDDLHRAQKVRYAN comes from the coding sequence ATGTCCGGACATCTGGAAGACGAACTCAATTTCACCGGGACCCAAACGTACGTCCTTGATCCCGAATTGCAGACCGTCGTGAACACCGCCATTCGCCTGGAGTTGCCGCTGCTGCTCAAAGGCGAGCCGGGAACGGGCAAGACGCTGCTCGCGCACGCCATTGCCGAAAACCTCGGCGTGCCGCTCATCGTGCTGAACGTGAAGTCAAACATGAAGGCGGTCGAGGCGCTGTATTTCTACGACACGCTCACGCGCCTGAACGACTCGCGCTTCGGCGACTCGAGCCGCGACGTGTCGAATATCGAGGACTACATCCGCATGGGGCGCATCGGCCAGGCCTTCGCGAGCGACACGCGCGTCGTGCTGCTCATCGACGAAATCGACAAGGCCGACTCCGATTTTCAGGACGACCTGCTGGATGTGCTCGACGTCATGACCTTCGACATCCGAGAGATCGACAAGACGATCGCCACCAAGCACCGGCCGATTGTCGTCATCACGAGCAATGCGAAAAAGGACCTGTCCGATCCGTTCCTCGGGCGGTGCGTTTTCCATCACATCGCGTTTCCAGACGCGGACATGATGAGCCGCATCGTCGGCGCGCACTTTCCGAACCTGTCCGAGCGCCTGGCCGAGGCCGCGATCCATACTTTTTACCGCCTGCGCGAGGTGCCCGGCGTTGAGAAAAAGCCCGCGACGCGCGAGCTTTTGCACTGGATCCGCGCGCTATCGAGCGACCCCGCCTTTGACGTGAAGCACCTCTCCGGCCGCACGGCGCTGCCGCTTCTGGGCCTGCTGTTCAAAAAATCCGACGACCTTCACCGCGCGCAGAAGGTGCGTTACGCGAACTGA